In the Larus michahellis chromosome 6, bLarMic1.1, whole genome shotgun sequence genome, one interval contains:
- the NKX2-3 gene encoding homeobox protein Nkx-2.3: protein MMLPSPVTSTPFSVKDILNLEQQQQDPHYGAQLPHHLEHHFHPAACLLAAADGARFSDGEEEEEEEKLSYLSPMAAPVSQADARISADNYVHAVLRGSCEAPGPGEELDPAARDPKSCVLKKPLDAAEKAEEAERPKQRSRRKPRVLFSQAQVFELERRFKQQRYLSAPEREHLASSLKLTSTQVKIWFQNRRYKCKRQRQDKSLELGGPAAPPPPRRVAVPVLVRDGKPCLGGSQGYGSAYNGPYSYNGFPAYGYGNAASYNPGYGCTYPAGTGGASMQAACSPAAAAGPFVNVGGLGGFGGGGQPLHQAAAGPSCSQGALQGIRAW, encoded by the exons ATGATGTTACCGAGCCCCGTCACCTCCACCCCCTTCTCTGTCAAAGACATCCTCaacctggagcagcagcagcaggacccgcACTATGGGGCCCAGCTCCCGCACCACCTGGAGCACCACTTCCACCCCGCCGCCTGCCTGCTGGCGGCCGCCGACGGCGCCCGCTTCTCCGAcggcgaggaggaagaggaggaggagaagctgtcCTACCTgagccccatggcagcccccgTCAGCCAGGCAGACGCGCGGATCTCCGCCGACAACTACGTGCACGCCGTTCTGCGCGGCTCCTGCGAGGCCCCCGGCCCGGGAGAGGAGCTGGACCCCGCGGCCCGCGACCCAA AGAGCTGCGTCCTGAAGAAGCCGCTGGACGCGGCGGAGAAGGCGGAGGAGGCGGAGAGGCCGAAGCAGCGGAGCCGGAGGAAGCCGCGGGTCCTCTTCTCCCAGGCGCAGGTCTTCGAGCTGGAGCGGCGGTTCAAGCAGCAGCGTTACCTGTCGGCGCCCGAGCGGGAGCACCTGGCCAGCAGCCTCAAGCTCACCTCCACGCAGGTGaagatctggttccagaaccggCGTTACAAGTGCAAGCGGCAGCGGCAGGACAAGTCGCTGGAGCtgggcggccccgcggccccgccgccgccacgcaGGGTGGCCGTGCCCGTGCTGGTGCGCGACGGCAAGCCGTGCCTCGGCGGGTCGCAGGGCTACGGTTCGGCGTACAACGGGCCCTACTCTTACAACGGCTTCCCCGCTTATGGCTACGGCAACGCCGCCTCCTACAACCCCGGCTACGGCTGCACCTACCCggcgggcaccggcggcgccTCCATGCAAGCCGCCTgcagcccggcggcggccgccggcccctTCGTGAACGTGGGCGGCCTGGGGGGCttcggcggcggcgggcagccgcTGCaccaggcggcggcggggccctccTGCAGCCAGGGCGCACTGCAGGGCATCCGGGCCTGGTAG